AAATGCCCCACCCCAGCACCGTCTCCTGGACTGCTCTCATCACCGCGTATATGGACGCGGGGCGCGCTCAGGAAGCCGTTGGGGTTGCAAGGAGGGCGTTTGCGAGTGGCATGCGCCCTGACAGCTTCACGGCCGTGCGGGTCCTCACTGCGTGCGCTCGAGTTGCTGATTTGGTGAATGGGGAGGCTGTGTGGAGGGTGGCAGAGCAGGAGGGGATTGCTGGTAACGTGTTTGTGGCAACTGCGGCGTTGGACTTGTATGTCAAGTGTGGGGAAATGGACAAGGCTAGGGAAGTGTTTGACAAGATGAAGAACAAGGATGTGGTGGCCTGGGCCGCAATGGTTGGGGGATACGCCTCCAACGGGCATCCACAGGAGGCTCTGGAACTGTTCTTCGCAATGCAGGTGGAGGGAATGAGACCAGATTGTTATACAGTGGCTGGGGCGCTCTCAGCGTGCACAAGGTTAGGTGCATTGGATTTGGGGCGGCGGGTAGTTGGGATGCTGCACTGGGATGAAGTTCTTGACAACCTAATCCTTGGTACTGCACTGATTGATATGTATGCCAAGTGCGGGAGCACAGGTGAGGCATGGATGGTGTTCCAGCAGATGAGGAAGAGAGATATCATTGTTTGGAATGCAATGATCTTGGGGCTCGGCATGACTGGCCACGAGAAGATTGCCTTTGCGCTTGTTGGCCAGATGAAGAAGTCAGGCATGACACTGAATGATAATACCTTCATGGGATTGCTCTGCAGCTGTACACATAGTGGCCTTGTAAAAGATGGGCAGCGCTATTTTCGTAACATGAGTCAGTTGTACCGTATAAGCCCTAAGATTGAGCATTATGGTTGTATGGTTGACCTGCTCAGTCGTGCGGGGTTGCTGGAGGAGGCTCATCAGTTAATTGAAGACATGCCAATGGAGGCAAATGCTGTTGTATGGGGAGCACTCCTTGGTGGTTGCAAGATCCACCGGAACGCTGACCTTGCTGAACATGTGTTGAAGCAGCTCATCCAATTGGAGCCTTGGAATTCTGGAAATTATGTCATGCTTTCTAACATATACTCTAACAGTGGAAGATGGGAAGATGCCGCAAAGCTCAGGTTGGAAATGAAGGCAAAGGGGGTCGAGAAGGTCCCTGCATCTAGCTGGGTTGAACTTGATGGTAAGGTCCACGAGTTCCATGTTGGAGACAAATCACATCCCCTCTCAGATCAAATGTATGCAAAGCTCGATCAGTTAGGCATGGAAATGAAGGCCATGGGCTATAAACCAACTACTGAGGTGGTGATGTTTGATATTGAAAATGAGGAGAAGGAACACACGCTTGTGCATCACAGTGAGAAAATTGCCATTGCATTCAGCCTCCTTGCTACTGAACCAGGAGAGACCATTAGGGTCACCAAAAACCTCCGAGTTTGCAGTGACTGCCACACCACCATCAAGCTCATATCAAGGATAACCTGTCGCGAAATTATTGTTCGAGATAACAATCGATTTCATTGCTTTAGAGATGGCTATTGCTCTTGCAATGACTATTGGTAGTATACAGATGACTTCTTTTTTGCAATATTGGACAGTATCTAGAGTTGGAGCATCTGCATTTTCATCTGATGTAAAACTGTAGTCAGCTCTGGGACTGGAGCATAGTTACTAGCACAATGCATGGCAGATTGGTATGTAGTTCCCTTCCTATTCATTTCATTGAAAGGAATTTATAGTTTTCTGATTTCTGCTCTTGTATTTTATTTGTAATCTACTTCAGAAATTAAAATGGCCAAGATATTGCTTAATTTTATGCTTTCCCCTCTCTGTTTGTGTCAGATTGTGAATAAAGGGCTTAGGCATCGTAAATggttttatattaaatacattTTATTTCTCAAGGGTGTTGCCACCCATTGAACTGTGATTTTTTAAAACTATATTGCCTGTTTTATATTCTTTTACTCCAAAACCGATGCCAATTCACATGTCAAGTTTCTACAATGTGTGTTGCTTTCAGATGCTGGTATTTCAGACATTTGGTTTCTATAGGCTTGGTTGTAATGGCTTGAATTAGTTCATCATTCTTGTTACAAATTCACCACTTGGTTCTTGTGGACTACAAGTCATCGGTACATTATCATTGCAGAAGAGAGAACCTCCAATAAGGTGTTTTCCCTTTCTACAAACATCAACTGTACATTTTGGCTTTTGGTTACTGATACACATTCATTTGCAGCAAGCTACTTAAGAACCTCAGTACCAAACTACGTGGCTGTCAGATCCCTGAGAGCTCGAAAGCTCCATCAGTAAACCTGAATGGCACTGTGTCTTGCATGTCGCTTGTTTCTTCTCCAATCCCATGGCTTCTGAGGGGGCTTCTTTGATGCCCAGAGTCCTAGGCCTGTAGATTTTGCCTCTTTCTGCCACTGCAAAGTAAAAAATTCAAAATGTAAGTGAAAAACTTCTATCGGCATAACCATATGTCCTGTAAGCCATCGTATCTGGATATAGTTCTCAGTTTGGATGATCATGCATGATATCGTATAGCCCTTGTTTAGCTATTGTTCCACCCATTTTCCcagaaaatttgataagcgtgGCTCAAGGATATTCAGATAGAAAAGAATACTCTAGGTTCCTCAGAGTGCCTTTAAACCCACAAATGCATTTAGGTATGGGGAAATTTCTTACGTTTTCAAACTCTGGGCGTTTGTCGTACTTCTTGAAATGATGAACATGACCACACTTCAGCATTTGCTCCTACATGACTCAGAGACACACAATAATACTAATTAATAACCAAAGCAGTAAAATCAATCAGAAGACATGAGCTActaaatagtttttttttaagaaaaagaagTTTCTATTTTACCTGGATAAACATGTTATCACAATAGATGTCACCCACGTAGCGTCCAAATTGGTCTTGCTCATAAACATAAATCGTGACACTTTTCCCACCAATGAGCTTCATTAATTCTTTCCTTGCTTCCTTtccatacggcatcttaagctcCGGTGCATCAATGCCCCTATAACTCATGGATATGAACTCGGAACAGTACTTCCAGTTATTATTAGATGTAGGTGCAATTTTTAGAGCAACATATATACCTCATTCGGATTCTATATTTCCTTGCAAGGATCTCTTCGCCTAAAATGATTATTACCCTGCTCAGTAAAATTGTTGTAAGTCATGCTTCCAGTGATTTCAAATAAACCATGTATATGAGTAGGATCACAATGATGTAACTTTGGCCAGCATTTTCATCATATTAtagctcttcttccttcttttttctttttggtttGCAACAGTTCATTTAATGCGTAAACAGCATAGTGCATGATTCCAATCATTTTTTTAGATATGCTATTATTGTATTTTTTGTGTGAATTAAGCTCCATCAGTAAACCTGAATGGTACTGTGTCTTGCATTTAATTCTGTAGTTTTTATGAGCTTATGATCTATAAAAAATTCGAAGGTAATCTACAATAGCAGTTCTAGTAGTATTTTATCCAACTTCTACTGAAATTTGAAACAAAATAAGTACTGTGCTAAATAAATTTATGATATATAAGGATTATCAAGCTCAGTTAGAGTACTTATATCCAGCTTTGTCAAGGCTTCTTTGAAGAGCATTAGCTGTCTGATAATCCCTATCAGTGCGTGCTTGAGTTATTGCAATCACCATCTCATGCACTTCCGGTGGCACATCTGCGGACTCCCTTGGGTCTGCTGTGTCAACATAAGCAGTAAAGCCATCACCATCTCCAATGCACTTGTTATGGACCTGACAATAGTTGCAAGAGATGAGGCAATGATTAGCAAATGTTAATTCAAGGCATTGTTTAGAAACTTGGTGTTGCCAGTAAGCCTTTCTTTGCAGTGGTTAAACATATATATGTCATCTGACCGGCAAAGTATTCAGCACAAACTGCACACCCTCTGGTGGCGGTGTCGGGTGATGGTTTGAGTCTGGTACAGGGAGTGATGCGGTCGGCAGATTGTAAAATGAAAATATATCCTGAGGAGAAAACAGCATTACAGAAAAAATGAACATCTATAGCCATTGGTGAGAATAATAATTTTGCGATTTGAGGTGTCGGGAAAGAATTGCTTCTCAATAGAATGAGTTAAACATATATATGATGAAATGCTAAAGAAGCAAGCGCTGGTAAGGTTCCTGCCCCGACCAGCTTTCAGTGGTCTAATCTAGTTATACAGGTAGATAGCTACCTCCAAATCTGCTCTCTGGATCCTGGTAAGGGCAGTTTCAGCTTGTGTTTTTGGTGGGGTTTTCATATCCTTGTATGCCTCTGCCATGTCCTTGTACCTGTTTTTTGGTGCAAATAGAGAGATATAATGCAATTCCTTTACTTTTTCAATTTGAAATACAAATTGtattgattcttcttgtctcaGAAACCATCTTATACATTAGAAAAGAAAGATGTTAATTATATGCTACACGCATATGCTTTCTTACTTGACATACTAGAATGCGTGCTGTTAGCTTTGTTAGGTTGTCACCACAGAAGCAACAATATTTGGATATACGTCACTTGAAAAGTGAAAACTATACCAGTTAGATTTCTTATCAAGTTTACTCTATGGTATATTATATTTTCAATCAGTTTGCTAGCATATGACTAGAAAAATCAACGTTCAAATACGTTACTAGAAACCTTGTTGATGTCCTACACCACAAGTAAAACTAAATCAAGGTAGCGCGCAGCTCAAATAAAACTAGTGCACATTTCAAAGAAGTTAATGTCTTGACAAAGCTGATGTATATTTGGACTCTCAGCTCTTAACGACATTAGTTAAGAACTGAAAGTATTTTCTTCCGCCCATTGTTTGTTGGTACCTTTTTGTTAGAATTAAGCAAGCAAAAGCTTTGCTCATCTGTGTTATATTTGATAAGTTTGGAGGTCCCTGTCATAAGAAATGCCAAAATTAAAGCATTTTAGTGATTCCCTTGAAACTTAAGTCAATCTGAAAACGACCCCCAACTTATAAAATCCAACTCCGTACTGGAACTCTTTTTTTGGTGCTATGGTAAAGACTAACCGTATCGAATAATTCTGAGGGGAATGGAAGCACATTTGCTATCACTACGTACACAGAATCAATGTGCAAATATTAGAAAAACCATCAGCTGCATATATAAGCTTTTCAAAAGTTCTCTCCCTACCATTTAATTTGTGCTTTCTTGGATGATGTGACATGCCGTTTGAGCCCTTCAGGAATCTGAAAAGATGACAGAGACAAAACAAAATTCCCTTTGTTATGCAAGCCTTTCCCTTTGTTATGCAAATTAAATCTCATTTTAGGAAAAGAAGGGGGGAAATTGGGGGCAAAGGAAATTAATCTAATTGCCATGACATGCCATCAAAATCTTAAGATTTGCAACTGTTTCCATACAGTAATATTCTAGCAGTCACAATATCCCTACTGCTGCAGCATATTAGTAGATATTATTGATTCATTGGCTGCCATATACATCAGCACGTCAAAGAAAATAGAGATCAGAAATATGAAACTTGGCCTACAAAGATGCGAAAGCAAATTAAAATCCAATGTTTGATTTACAACGTCTCCTCTGCAGAACTTACGCAGTCATGCACGTGCAACCGAAAACACTCAGTGAATAAAATGTAGCATGAAAAGTGCCCGTCTTAGCAACTTGAGATTTGCAGCTCATGTACATTAATTATGTTTAAAACAAAACAACCAAACTGTATCACGGCAAAGTTTACAGTGTAGAGCATTATGTTCATGTCTTTATTGTAAAGAAGAGTAGAAAAAGGCCAAATGTTCAGAGAAGTTGCAAGAGCGAGGTAAACTAGTCATGTTTGCATCCaaaaaaatttaacacaagcgcGCATCACGCAGGAAACTAAACCTTCTCCTCCTAGCTAGCAGACCAAAATAATCCTAGATTAAAAAACTCAATTTTACATAGGTTAGCGCCTTGACGGTGCATGTTGACATCCATTTCACTCATAATATCACTTGGAAAATTCACTAGTAATATACTGAAAGCAGGTACAGGCGTAGTGGGTTGCATGTTTACCATGGACGTGGATTCGATGTTGAGCTGCAGGTCCTGGGCCAGGGAGGCGGTGGCCGCCGGCGTGACGCTGACGCCTCCATGGATGGGACCTAGAGACTGCTGAGGAGGCCGAGAGGCTGCTGCAGGCTCATCCTCCCACCTTGAGGATGTACGGTAGTAGGGGTAGTAatcatcatcaccatggtcatggTCTCTTCCCGTGAGGCACCGGATGATGTTTCCCATGGAGACGATGGAGATGGATCCTTTCCCTTCGTTCCCCTGCCTTCCTTCTTCGATTCGAGCTCTCTCCTGTGGGGACTAGTCACTCTCTGCAAAGCACCTGCTTCCTGCACTTCACTTCTAAAGCTGCCAGAGGTGAAGAGGAAGCTGCCGGTTGGACCGGCCTTGCATGTATGAGCGGTAAGTGGTTGTTCTCTTTATGTAACGAAGTGGGTATTTGGCAAGAGTTGATACGAAATAAATACTTAAAAATAAAACCTTGAGCCAGGTTTCGAAGCAACCTGGCGATTCTCACTTTTGTTCTAGTAGGAGTCAAAGAAATATTTCTGAGCTTAGGAAGATTTAAGCTAGTAAGTGGTAACCAAATCAGATTTTGGGAGGACGTTTGGTTGGGAAATCACCAGGCTTTGAAATTCCATTACCCAAATTTGTTCAATATCGTAAGACAGAAGAATGCAACGATCGCTGATGTACTGGCTCAGACCCATTAAATGTTTCCTTCAAAAGAGCTTTAATGGGAAATAAGCTTACTGAGTGCTTAAATCTAGTGGCTAGCGTTATGCATATCAATTTAAATGTGGGTATGGATACATTTGTCTGGGCCCAGGGGCGGATTCAGGTGGGGCTGGGTGGGCTGCAGCCCCCCTGGACCACAAATACAAGGAGCAGGTCAGCCCAACTCGTCTTCAGCTCAGCCCAAAAGCTCCATCAAAACCCAACTCGAAGTCTCTTTCTGTCATTTAGCCCCCCTTGGGCCAATTCTAGATCCGCCCTCGCTGGGCCTAAACAAAAAATGGTTCTTTCACAGTAAGGTCAATGTACACCAAATTAATAATGGTATTAGGGTTACTCATAAGATTTAGCATATGAAGGTCCCTTTAAAGGTAAAAAATTATTTATGTGGTATCTAAAGAAGGGATTTATctaatgccctgttcgcttgactgataagccatggctgaaagtactattgactgatttattgtgagagagaaatattgttcgttggctgaaaaagtatggcttataaactAAGCGAACAGGGCATTAACAAAAGACAATCTAGCTAAAGGTAAAATTATTTATGTGGTACCTAAAGAAGGGATTCATCTTAACAAAAGAAAATCTAGCTAAGAGGAATTGGCAAGGTAGGAAAACTTGTGAATTTTGCTTCGAGTTGGAATCTATTTGTCATTTATTCTTTCAATGTCATTATGCTAAATTTCTTTGGCATGCCACTTTTATAATCTTGGGTATTCGACATCCAATTTTGAAGATTTATTCAATAATTGGTGAAAACAAGGTGGTCCGAAACAAAACTCACCATTATTAATAGGTGCTGCAGCCATTTATTGGTCAATATGGCTCACTAGGAATGATTCGATTTTTAATAAACGAATACCAAAATCATTTTTGCGCGTTTTATTTAAGGCAACATATTGACTTTCGGTTTTGGGCTCAGTTGCAGCACATGTACTGAGGACCAAATGGAGGCTATGACGCAGGCAGGTCGTCTACTAGAGTGGAGGGCGCTACACTTCTTCAACTCAGATGAATGGCCTTTTATTTTTGAGATCGATTCTTAAGCTTGGAACTTCTGGGTGTGCAagtcatttttttttattttgtaataATTAAGTGTGGACTGATGCCTCTTCTTCGAAGAGGGCTGAAGCCGGAACCTTAATTCCATTATTAAAAAAATGAGCGGTAAGTGGTGGACAAGAAAAAGAAACAAGAGTAGGAGGCCTTAAGACCTTCGTTCAGTGAGGGTGGCTATTGACTTGATGACCATTATTCCTTGAGTCGTCTCGTGTTCTTTACATTACATAGCCTTGCAATGACTATTTTTGGCAGTATAAATATTGCAATTTTTGAGTAGCATGGAGAGTTGGAAGCATCTCCATGTAGAATcctactccatccgttctaatttacaggtcgttttggcttttctagacacAACTTTTATTACGTATCTAGacatatggtatatctaggattctatgtgcatagcaaaaactatgtatctaggaaaaccaaaacaacctataatttgggacagagggtGGTAGTTAGCTAGAGTTGTGATTGGAGCATAGGAGAGGCAGAGTATAAGCCATTAGATCGACACGTTAATATCACATTATCACACACACACAGTTCTTCTCCCACACTCTATCCTTTTCTGCTGAAATGAGGAGGTAGTGTTCTGTCTGTGTTCGTGCTCTTTTTTTCATCTGTATGTAATGGACTTCAGAATGAAAATGGCTAAATGCCGCTCAATTTTCCAGTTTACTCCATCCATTCAGATGtcagatttgtttttttttttaagtaTCAGAACGGCATATTGAATAAGTTTTGTAGCTAAATTATTCTAAGAAAGTCATAGCAAAGAGCTGAAGAAGAATTTAGTGTTCATAGCATAGGTGGTAGGAGCAAGTGAATATATAGGACGAGCTGGGTAGAATAGAATGACGTGAGAAGGAAAAGGAAGAGTGGCTGGGGCCTGGGAGACGGTGCTGTCACACTCACACGTCGAGCTAGCGCTGGCTCCATGAGCAGGAAGAGGAATCCATCATCCATTCTTCTCCAACAGGTCGTCTGTGACGTAAGCTCTTACATGTGTATGCAATCCCACGTAGACAGTGACGTAGTCAGCCCAGCAGCGACACTACTGTGAGTGACGCACACCGACCTTGACTACAGCCACTTCAGGTTCAGGTTCAGGCCACTCGATCCCAACACACCAGTATAAATTCTGGGACGAACAAGCTCGTGTCACTGAACATTCTGAAGCAGGTAGAGAGAGCAGAAGGAGAACCATACCATCTCTATCGATcgccatggctgctgctgctgctgctgctgctgcggtagTGTCGCCGCGGGTGGTGGTGCCGCGCATGAAGCTGGGGTCGCAGGGGCTCGAGGTCTCGGCGCTGGGCCTGGGCTGCATGGGCATGTCCTTCGCGTACGGCCCGCCCAAGCCGGAGCCGGACATGGTGAGGCTCATCCACCACGCCATCGCCGCCGGCGTCACCTTCCTCGACACCTCCGACTTCTACGGCCCGCACACCAACGAGCTCCTCCTGGGCAAGGCGCTGCAGCTGAAGGACGCCGCCGGCGGTGGGGTTATCAGGGAGAAGGTGCAGCTGGCCACCAAGTTCGGCATCTTGTACGTCGACGGCAAGCAGGAGGTCCACGGCGACCCGGCGTACGTGCGGGCGGCGTGCGAGGGCAGCCACCGGCGGCTCGGCGTCGACTGCATCGATCTCTACTACCAACACCGCATCGACACCAGGGTACCCATTGAAGTCACGGTGTGTACTGTCCTCCTGCTCCAGTCTTTCTTTCGTTCGTTCTAACAAGAGAATACTAAACTTAGTTTTTGAATGCGTTGTTGCTAGATTTCTGAGCTCAAGAAGCTAGTTGAAGAAGGGAAGATAAAATACATAGGTTTATCGGAAGCCTCTGCTTCCACAATCAGAAGAGCTCACGCGGTTCATCCAATCACCGCCGTGCAGCTGGAGTGGTCAATATGGTCTAGAGATGTGGAAGAAGATATAATCCCTACTTGCaggtattttattttattttattccgTGCTCATTTTACTAGCATAATACTTGAATTAATCACCAGTGAGATTGTGACATAGCTAGCACTAGTAGTAAGCTTGTTTTCCTGATTTATTTCTGACGTTATTACCCCTGATGATCATGTCATCAGAGAACTTGGAATCGGGATAGTGGCTTACAGTCCACTGGGGAGAGGATTCTTGTCTGGTGGGGCAAAGCTGATTGACTCGCTATCAGAACAGGATGCCCGGAAGGTGACGTCGTATTACTGCTACCTACATACTTTGCTCGTAAATTCTCCTTTTCAGGCTGATTCGAGCTGGAAATTTCCTTGTATTCCAAATTTCTGATTGCAAGCTAACTAACCATAATCTCCACACTAATTTATTCATCTTTTGATTTATAAATCGCATAGCACTTGGTAATTTTAATGGTAATTTTGACATATCTTTTGATTTGTACGATCACACAACATGTATGCTTATTTTTTATTAAGTTTTTCTATGTAAGAATAATGACCGAAGTAGGTAACTTAGAAACATATATAGCTACAACTGTAGTCATTGAATTTTTTTCTTCATAGTAGTATATCTTGCATTGGTAGCTTAGATGTATCTTGGGGAGACATTTCGGATTACTTTTAACAATTACAAGTGGAGTAATTTTAGTGGAATTTAAGGGTTATTTAGATTATCAATCATAATGGTagggtgggtaatttagatgtaaatttaggTGTTTACTTTAGATTGTCTCGTAATGGAGATACAATGTGTGTGATTCAGACATAGATTTTTAAGGGTTAAATGGCAAATGGGGCAATTTTGTTTAGGAAACAAAGTAGATCTTATTGCTCTTATTATCGATAGTGATTAGAGTCTTATATAGTGATGGCCAAATGTTTCTGTTGGAGGATCCGTTGtaggcctctaattagtaataataGTAATATGCATGGTTAGTTGCATCTTTTCATTGAGAATTTCATTGTTGTACAGATTTTCCCAAGATTTCAACCGGAGAATCTTGACAAGAATGCCCAAATATTTGAGCGAGTTAATTCAATGGCGACAAGAAAAGGATGTACGCCATCACAACTTGCATTAGCTTGGGTTTGCCATCAAGGCAACGATGTTTGCCCCATACCTGGCACAACAAAAGTCGAAAATTTCAACCAGAATATTGGAGCATTATCTGTGAAGCTCACACCAGAGGAAATGAACGAACTCGAGTCATATGCTGCTGCTAGTGATGTCCAGGGAGACCGATATCTTCAGATGGGCAACACCTGGAAGTATTCTGAGACTCCTCCACTGTCGTCCTAGAAATCTGAGTAGCTTTATGTCCAACTTTTAGTATCTTCGTATACAAGCACTTTCTGGTATCTTCAACAATGTCTGATGTAATGGTTCCATATACTTTGCTTGCAGAAGGCACTGCTTAAAGGTTAACATAGCAATCATGTCCTTTAGATCCGCTTGGTGTTGTTACCTACACCAGCATGCCTATGACTAGTACTCAACTTAGCAATAAATAAAGTTATGTAAGTAAGAGCAATATGTTGAATTGAAACTATAGGGTAATAGTATTGTATACATCACTCCTTGGTAGTGGTGTGCTCTTAAGAAATAATGTCTCTCTCCCAAATCCACATTTTTTTGTTCAAGTAAACACTTGGTAATGCAAATGGATGGTTTCTTCTCTATTCGTTTTATTTGCATAACATCCCAAAAATTGGGGCAGTTGTTAGCACCAAAAAAGGAAACATCATATTGCTCTattcagtttttttttcttttcgaaCCATACTAGTTATTTCACACAAACTGTGGGTGTCTATGTGTAATTATGGAGAACTATCTAATTTATATGCATGGCAGTGAGCAAAAGAGCTTTAGGGGTGTCAGTGTTTTTGACCTATGACGATTAATCCAATAAATCACACACCATAGGTCAGATGGGTTACACACAACACACGAGTGTATACTGGTTTAGATACAGAGTACCCTACACCCAGTCTATGATGAAAGCTTTATTAAATTGCTTGTGTGCCGCGTGCATGAGTTTGTAGGGGCATTGGTGTTGTGTGTTCATGTTACCACGCTCTCTACCACTCTTTATATAGTTCAGGAGCGTAGGGTTACAAATCAGTTCCCATGATCGGATATAGATGTCGATGACAAGGAAATTTAGTCAGGTAAGATTATTCATTGTTTTTATCTACATCTTGCATGCCTTGTTCGCTAAGTAAAATGAGGCACCCCCAGGTCGTTTCCTCCATTGATCGGTTGACCCAGTCCACACctactggggggggggggggggtcaattTAGGCATGATGAGGGTACTTGAGGCTCATGTAGTCGACAGGGGAGGCTCATGTACATAAAAAATCACTTTTGCTATTTTTCAAAATTTTTTAAATTTTCATGGCCATTACATTCTCAATCCATTGAGGACTAGCACAATCCAAAAGTTCAATCTAATCAAAAAGAgtgggcaattcacttatatttCAACACTCTGATATCTATGAAGACTCCAGTGTCAACTGAGTACCTTTGTCAACCGTTAGTGCTCTAGGGAACTGAAATGGCATATAACTTGTTGCGTGAACTACTTTTTTAATTGATGTTGAGGTGATAGTTAACAATGCTTTGGCATCAATCCATTTGATGAAATATTCTACCGCTACCAccacagagcgaaggttccagaCCGCTGTTTGGAGGGGTCCAACACCATGCCCCATCATTTCAAGGGCATGCGTGACAAATCAACGTCGTATGATGCATACTCTAGGGCTTGAAGTTGCATCTGCTATCATGTGGCAATCTTCACATGTTTGAACAATTTGCAGACCCGTACCTCGTAAAGGTCTTTGCCAATGAATCATATACCTCTAGCTCTCTATTGCATATGCTTCGGTTACGTAAATGATTAAAGGAGGCAAGCATTTTCTTGAGACCTGCCTGACCAGTTATAGAGGTTCCTCCCAAAAATGCATGCCTCTATTAATCAGGGGACATGTCTCCTAAAATTCTTTTTGTAGTAATGTTCGTAACAGGGATAAGAACACAAGAGCTCCAATATTGAACGTACGATACTAATTCACAATACTTTATCTTCCACATACATGTACAATACACTCTTGCTTTCCGTTTTTGATACGCATTCATGTGTAGCAATTGTACAAAGTTGTAAACTCATGGTTCAGTTCCAATCAGTAGACTGGTATGTTCGCGTTTCGTTGGTCTCTTCTCCAGTCCCATGGCTTCTCAGGGTTCTCTGATGCAAAAAGTCC
The sequence above is drawn from the Miscanthus floridulus cultivar M001 chromosome 15, ASM1932011v1, whole genome shotgun sequence genome and encodes:
- the LOC136508206 gene encoding putative pentatricopeptide repeat-containing protein At3g08820, with protein sequence MSVTAADEAIRRVLLTGVSPSSHLPPLTVKLIHGRLLRLDLLLTDLSQLLLRAVSSCGLHLHALRLHSLLPNPSHLTFPFAIKAASRLPDPLTAGVQLHARSLKLPSHANPHVLTSLLNLYAKCGRLLDAQKAFDEMPHPSTVSWTALITAYMDAGRAQEAVGVARRAFASGMRPDSFTAVRVLTACARVADLVNGEAVWRVAEQEGIAGNVFVATAALDLYVKCGEMDKAREVFDKMKNKDVVAWAAMVGGYASNGHPQEALELFFAMQVEGMRPDCYTVAGALSACTRLGALDLGRRVVGMLHWDEVLDNLILGTALIDMYAKCGSTGEAWMVFQQMRKRDIIVWNAMILGLGMTGHEKIAFALVGQMKKSGMTLNDNTFMGLLCSCTHSGLVKDGQRYFRNMSQLYRISPKIEHYGCMVDLLSRAGLLEEAHQLIEDMPMEANAVVWGALLGGCKIHRNADLAEHVLKQLIQLEPWNSGNYVMLSNIYSNSGRWEDAAKLRLEMKAKGVEKVPASSWVELDGKVHEFHVGDKSHPLSDQMYAKLDQLGMEMKAMGYKPTTEVVMFDIENEEKEHTLVHHSEKIAIAFSLLATEPGETIRVTKNLRVCSDCHTTIKLISRITCREIIVRDNNRFHCFRDGYCSCNDYW
- the LOC136508207 gene encoding probable staphylococcal-like nuclease CAN2 gives rise to the protein MGNIIRCLTGRDHDHGDDDYYPYYRTSSRWEDEPAAASRPPQQSLGPIHGGVSVTPAATASLAQDLQLNIESTSMIPEGLKRHVTSSKKAQIKWYKDMAEAYKDMKTPPKTQAETALTRIQRADLEDIFSFYNLPTASLPVPDSNHHPTPPPEGVQFVLNTLPVHNKCIGDGDGFTAYVDTADPRESADVPPEVHEMVIAITQARTDRDYQTANALQRSLDKAGYKVIIILGEEILARKYRIRMRGIDAPELKMPYGKEARKELMKLIGGKSVTIYVYEQDQFGRYVGDIYCDNMFIQEQMLKCGHVHHFKKYDKRPEFENWQKEAKSTGLGLWASKKPPQKPWDWRRNKRHARHSAIQVY
- the LOC136509050 gene encoding probable aldo-keto reductase 2 — its product is MAAAAAAAAAVVSPRVVVPRMKLGSQGLEVSALGLGCMGMSFAYGPPKPEPDMVRLIHHAIAAGVTFLDTSDFYGPHTNELLLGKALQLKDAAGGGVIREKVQLATKFGILYVDGKQEVHGDPAYVRAACEGSHRRLGVDCIDLYYQHRIDTRVPIEVTISELKKLVEEGKIKYIGLSEASASTIRRAHAVHPITAVQLEWSIWSRDVEEDIIPTCRELGIGIVAYSPLGRGFLSGGAKLIDSLSEQDARKIFPRFQPENLDKNAQIFERVNSMATRKGCTPSQLALAWVCHQGNDVCPIPGTTKVENFNQNIGALSVKLTPEEMNELESYAAASDVQGDRYLQMGNTWKYSETPPLSS